The window TAGCCATCACCCCAGAATAGGGGTTGCCCATCTTTCCAAATGGACTGGTGGGTGTGCATCCCGGAACCGTTATCGTTAAACAGCGGTTTGGGCATGAAGGTAACGGTTTTGCCATACTTCTTGGCAACGTTTTTGATGACATACTTATAAGTCATCAAATAATCAGCCGCTTCAACGAGGGTGGCAAAACGGAAACCTAACTCGTTTTGTCCGCCTGTCGCCACTTCATGGTGATGCTTTTCAATGGGTACGCCGCACTCTGCCATCGTCAGCAGCATTTCGGTACGCATATCTTGCATCGTATCCGTTGGGGCGACGGGGAAATAACCTTCCTTATAACGGGGCTTATATCCCAGGTTGCCACCCATTTCTTCCCGACCTGAATTCCAGCGTCCTTCGATGCTGTCTACGTAGTAGAAGGCTTTGCTCTCGGTTTGGTCAAAGCGCACATCATCAAAAACGAAGAATTCAGCTTCTGGGCCAATGAATACCGTATCTCCAAGCCCTGTTGACGAGAGGAAATCAATCGCTTTCTGAGCGATGGTGCGAGGGTCGCGGCTGTACCATTCCCCAGTGCGCGGCTCTTTAATGCTACAAATCATGCTCAGGGTTTTTTCTTGCATGAAGGGGTCGATCCAAGCTGTTTTTGGATCGGGCACCATGCACATGTCGGATTCGTTGATCGCTTTCCAACCCCGAATACTGGAACCGTCGAAGGGAACGCCGTCTGTGAAAGAACTCTCGTCGATTTGATTGTAGTAGAACGAGCAGTGCTGCCAGATCCCTGGCATGTCAATGAATTTCAGGTCAATGATCTTGATGTCTTGGTCTTGAATCAGCTTTAAGACATCTTGTGGGGTTTCTGGCATGAAAGACTCCTGTTGTGAGTTGGATTTTCGTTTAAAAAGGGCACAAATAATTTAACGATATTGCTGGTTGGGGATTCGTTAGTCAAGTACTGTGTCACTCAAAATAGGGTTGATCAGGGAACGGTTGTTGGCGGCTTGACTTTTGAGACGATTCCTCTACGGTTATCCAAGGAATAGAAAGTTATCCATCCATTCGTTGGTTGGTTTGACCTAACTGGATGTCCGGCTCTCTATTCGATTAGATAACGGATGGTTGAGACTATTTCGGGTTTCTTCACTTCTCGAATTCAGAATTACTGAATGCACCCTAATTAACCGGGGGATAGCCCTGTTAATTTTGCATTTATATAGCATCCTTGTTTCCCTCCCCTAGCTTTTGACAGGGGGTGGTTGGAGCATTCATCATTCATCATTCATCGTTCCCCCTTGACTCTCTCTCTCCAATGCACCTGACTCATCCTAGGGAGAGAGTGTAGGAGCTTTTGTATCCTACACTACAGAATCTCTAGTGCGAGTTCTGCGTGTTCCCAGAAAAGTTAAAAAATGTAGCAAAATTAACCAAAAATCGTAGAATTCATTAGGCTAAAAATAATGCTGTATCAAAAGCTACATTTTTAGGACGTATGAACTTTTACTTTAATACTCAAAATTTTGAACAGGAAGAGGAACTCCGATACCAACCCGGACAGCGGGTAGAGTTAAAAGCTCGCCCTGGAATGGTGGATGTGATTGCTGAATATGACCCCATGATGGTACCACCCATCTGGTTAGCCAACGATCCAAAACCCCGATATCCCCATGAATTAAATGTGCTGGCTAAACCTGTTATAGGCAGTGCTTGGTTAAGAGCCTCTCGACGTAGTCAGCAAAAGCCCCTAGCAAAAGCCCCTCGCTGTCACTTAACCCCTACCGGTCGGGTGCGTTGTGCCAGCGCTCACGGCTAGGACAAGCCCTACTTCCTAAAAAGTTGCTTTGTATTTGATGCATTTGCGGGTCAAGCCTGTGTGATGATTAATAAATGCAGGACTTACGCGATTGAAAAGGGTGTGTAAGTCCTATAAATCTATAAATATAAGCAGATTGTTGTTGGGAGAATAATTTAATGCGGGATGCAGTCACAAGCCTAATTAGGAGGTATGACGGCACAGGTCGTTACCTGGATCGGAATGCGATTGATTCACTCAAGTCCTATTTTGAAACCGGTACGGGACGGATTGCGGCAGCAGCGGTGATTAATGGCAATGCGGCAGCCATTGTCAAACAGGCCGGCTCACAGTTATTTGATGAATTGCCCGAACTGATCCGTCCTGGTGGAAATGCCTATACGACTCGTCGCTATGCGGCTTGTCTCCGAGACATGGACTATTACTTGCGCTATGCCAGTTATGCCTTAGTGGCGGGTGACATGAATGTGTTAGATGAGCGGGTACTGCAAGGGTTGCGGGAAACCTACAACTCTTTGGGAGTGCCCATTGCTCCCACCGTTCGTGGTGTTCAGATCATGAAAGACATTGTTAAGGACATGGCAGCGGAAGCTGGGGTGCAAAATACTGGGTTTATCGATCAGCCGTTTGACCACCTGACTCGCGAGTTGAGCGAACAGGACCTCTAGGCTTTACATAACAAAAACACGGACAAAACAAGACAAGCGATCGCGACTTGAAGCAATCAAGAGCGATCGCTTAATTTTTGGGGATTTTATACTTCAGGTAAAGGCTGAGTTAACCCCTTTGTGCATAAGTTCTCCCCACTCAGAGATAGATGAAATCGATGAGATGAAAGCGGTTAAGCGAGGACGGAGAAGATGCGATCGCTTCTTATGACCGGGCGATTGAGCTCAATTCTAAAATTGAAAAAGTTTGGTTTAATCGGGGAATTGCCCTGGCAAATTTGAAACGGTATCAGGATGCGATCGCATCTTTTAACGAAGCTTTGCGAATTAACCCCAATAATGCTAAAGCGAGAGAGAATCGCGATCTATTGCAGCAACAGGTTGGACAACACTCAGAATCTGAGGTCGTTTAATAGTTTTCGCTGCTGACAGCTTTAGCTAACCTCATAGCAATTCATTAAGTTGTCAACCTATTTAATTTTCAACCAATCTTTAATTTCTTGAACCAGCCAATCGCGTTCTAATTCCGCTAGAGGTGGAGCAATGGCACCAAACTTGTATTCTTGCACACCTGCTTGAAGCACAACTGTTGCCAGGGGATTACCATTAATGGTTATTGATTCATCACTTTTGCGAACACGATGAATGGCTGACGTTTTTCCCTGGATTTGTCGATAGCATATACCCAATAATTTCCACTTCATTACAAAGGAATCACGGTAGAGGCGGATGTCAACTTCCCCGAAAGCTGGCAATAACACCATACCCAGTGGTAATAAACCAGCTATCCAAAATAGCAATACAATTGGATTGAAACTCAACAATCCTATCGGGAAAGTTCCACCGTACCACACGAGTACCCAAAATAGTAAGAAAGTGTCTGACGCTTTAATTCCTCGCCCTGGAATTTTTAGATCAAGCTGAGAGGGAGATTTTTTACATGAGATGCGGCTCCCGTAGGGTTGGTGGACGGGGAGAAAAGAATTAGGAATACGGCGACTGTTGAGAGCTTCTAAGGCTTGGTGAGCTGTAGTAAATCGTTGCTCAACATCGGGTTCTGTTAGCCCTTCAATCCAGCGCACAAAATCAAGTTTGAGGCTTACTTTATCGCTAAACTGAATCCGCATATTTCGCTGTGGGAGATCGGCAGGCGGAGTTCCTGTGAGGAGATGAATTAAGGTTGCTCCCAAGGCATAAAGATCAGAGGCAGGAACAGATCGACCTCCGAACTGTTCCATTGGGGCATAGCCATAAGTGCCAACGACTGTAAATGTCGCTCCCTCAACGGCGGCTCGGTCTTGTACGGCTCCAAAATCCACCAAATAAATCTTTTCATCCTCTCCCAAAATTAAGTTGCTGGGTTTGATGTCGCGGTGAAGGACAGCGGGACTAAGTTGGTGCAGATAAATCAAAATTTGCAATACATCCGTGGCAATTTTACGCACCTCTTGCTCAGAAAATTTTCGCCCCTGAGTCAACAATTCTTTGAGGGAAGAACCGGGAATATAATTTTGGACTAACCCAAACCAAAGAATGCGGTCATCGATCGAAAAATAATCGCGGTACTTGGGAATTTGAGGATGGTTAAGTTGCTTTAAAACATGGGCTTCTCGCTCAAACAGTTTGAGGTTATCCCACTGTACCTGGTCACCAAATGCCAGGAGCTTGACAATGACTGGCTCAGGGGGTTGTTGCGCTAAATCGCCGGCTAACCAAGTCTGACGACCGGCATTCTGTCCTAATTGCTGTTTGAGTTGATAGCGATCGCGCAGTACCTGTCCTACTTGTAGCATCTTGGAGCTACTCCAGCGAAAAGTTAAAAGGATAAGCTGTTGTGCCTGTAACTTGCATGACTCGGACAGGCAGGATGCCCATCCCACAAGAACTCTCTACTCTTGAAATCTGCAATTGAGATGATTGTTATCTTAACACTGGAAGTATAGACGTTCCTGAATGCAGCTACATCATTGGTGTTCAGTTTTGCGGGTGTCTTAGGCGATCGCGTTTTTTGGTTTGATCAATGGGTATTGTATCTATTGGTGATTTTGTAGAAATAGCATCTTGACATTTTGCCCTAATTCTTGTCAGGAATGGGAGAATAGAATCGGCGTATTGTTGTTGATGTTTGCCGTGGTCAAATTCAACGGCATTCCATACCTGTTGTAGCTGTTCTTGAGTCAAGCATTTTTGGAGTTGACAGGCAACGGCATTTTTCCACTGTTCAATCTGGCGATAGCTGATAAATTGTCCTCCTTTGTCGAGGCGGTGGACAAATACGACATAGAGCCAGGATTCGATTTTTACGATTAGTGAAGATGGGATTTTCAATAATTTGGCAATTTGATGTTTGGTGATGCGGAATTTTTGGGCGGGGTTGATGCGACGAAATAAGGTTGTCATAGTTGTTTAATTCTGTGTTTAATATAGCCCTTCTCGATGGGATGAGATACAGTCTGACCTCTCTCCAAACTCCTCACTAAAGCTCCGGTCTCCTACAAGGAGAGAGGCTTTGATTCTTGCTCCCTCCCCTTAGTAAGGGGAGGGCTGGGGAGGGGTCTAGCTTTTGGGCAAAAGGCTTAATCTTCTTGTTGGTAAGTTGCTTGTTGCAGTTGTTCGCTGGGAACATCAAAGAGAACTTCAAATTTAACAGTAGGGATGAAGCGGTTGAGAAAGCGTCGATGATCTTCTGCGTCTTGACGATTGAAAAACCGGGCTACTGTATACCGTCGAGCATTGGGTAGGTGTCGGATAATTGCCCAAGGACGGGAGTAATCTTCAATTTGTGAATTACGTTCTTGGGGAGTTTTTAGGACTTCTCCCCTGATGTTGGTTAAGGTGCGCTCAATCAGTTGCCAAAGCTGTTGCCGTTCTGGGCTGGTATTGTTGGGTATCAATGTCCAATCGCTGATGGGTGCTGGTGCGAATGTGAGAATGTAATCGTCCTGACCCTCTCGGCATAGTTTCCAGGATAAACGTCGGGTCTGTTTTTGGCATTTGTATCCCTGTTGGCGCATGGTTGCACAGATTCTGTCGCCCTCTGTTTGAAGGCGAAGCCAGTCGGAGTGTTTCATTGTCAAAATCTGGGTAGTGTCTTCAAAAAGGGCGATCGCTTATTCGATCCCACATTCCGCCCTTTGACTGTCACAAGTAGATAATTTAGTGGAGGCAATCGAGGCAAACGCAACGTAAGTGGAGTTAAAGATAGCCTAGCCAGCTTTTTGGCCGAAACAGGATAATTGAACGGGAGTGGAAGGGCTAAGTCTTGGGGAGGGGGTGTGAAAGCAGCAGAAATGCAGGTAATGAACCTCGACCACTTGGGTCTGGTGGCAGGTATTATTGACGAAATCGGGCTGGTGGAACAAATAGACCTGCGGTTGGGGCAAGACAGCCGAGAAAAAGTCAGTGCAGGTCTTGTGGTCAAAGCAATGATTCTCAACGGACTGGGCTTTGTGTCAGCCCCACTGTACTTATTTAGTCGATTTTTTGAAGGGAAAGCTACAGAACACCTGATTGGAACCGGAGTCAAGCCAGAACATCTCAATGATGACCGCCTGGGACGAGTGCTTGATGAACTGTTCCTGGCAGGACTAACCCGTTGCTTCGTCAGCATTGCCATGAAAGCTATCGCCAAGTTTGGAGTGAGTATTGAGACAGCGCACTTAGACTCGACCTCATTTCATCTGCATGGCGAGTATGAAACAGCCAATGACGAAGTGGTAGTCACTCAAAAGACAGAAGATGGCACAAGAGTAGAAATTGAGGTAGCGCCGAAAGCGATTCACCTAACGTATGGATATTCTCGTGACCATAGAAGTGACCTCAAACAATTCGTGATGAATCTGATATGTGGTGGAGAGGGTGGTATACCGTTATTTTTAGAGATGGCAGATGGCAATCAAGACGACAAGACAAAGTTTGCCCATCTGTTTGAGGAGTTTCAGAAACAGTGGACTTTTGAGGGAATACACATAGCAGATAGTGCTTTGTACACTGCCGACAACCTCAAGCGGATGAAGCAGTTGAAATATCACACCCTAGAAGCAGTAGAAATCATTGAGCAAGACCATTACTCCCAACCGGGAAGACCAGCAAAGCAAACTCGACCCACTCACAAAACCTATCACATTCAAGCCACATTGGTAGTCAATGAAACTGTCCTAGAACAACAAAGACAGCAAGCGGGACGATTCATTCTCGCCACCAATGTCCTAGACAAGGAACAATTGAATAATGATGCAGTCCTGAGTGAGTACAAAGAGCAGCAGAGTACGGAACGGGGCTTTAGCTTTCTCAAAGACCCTCTGTTTTTTGCTGATAGTGTTTTCCTGAAAGACCCAGGTCGCATTGCTGCTGTAGGGATGGTTATGGGAT of the Allocoleopsis franciscana PCC 7113 genome contains:
- a CDS encoding IS1634 family transposase, which translates into the protein MQVMNLDHLGLVAGIIDEIGLVEQIDLRLGQDSREKVSAGLVVKAMILNGLGFVSAPLYLFSRFFEGKATEHLIGTGVKPEHLNDDRLGRVLDELFLAGLTRCFVSIAMKAIAKFGVSIETAHLDSTSFHLHGEYETANDEVVVTQKTEDGTRVEIEVAPKAIHLTYGYSRDHRSDLKQFVMNLICGGEGGIPLFLEMADGNQDDKTKFAHLFEEFQKQWTFEGIHIADSALYTADNLKRMKQLKYHTLEAVEIIEQDHYSQPGRPAKQTRPTHKTYHIQATLVVNETVLEQQRQQAGRFILATNVLDKEQLNNDAVLSEYKEQQSTERGFSFLKDPLFFADSVFLKDPGRIAAVGMVMGLCLLVYNLGQAALRQALVQADESLPNQLKKPTQRPTLRWIFQCFQAVHLLVIDGVEQIANLTDERLKILRFFSQACRDYYLLC
- a CDS encoding serine/threonine protein kinase — encoded protein: MLQVGQVLRDRYQLKQQLGQNAGRQTWLAGDLAQQPPEPVIVKLLAFGDQVQWDNLKLFEREAHVLKQLNHPQIPKYRDYFSIDDRILWFGLVQNYIPGSSLKELLTQGRKFSEQEVRKIATDVLQILIYLHQLSPAVLHRDIKPSNLILGEDEKIYLVDFGAVQDRAAVEGATFTVVGTYGYAPMEQFGGRSVPASDLYALGATLIHLLTGTPPADLPQRNMRIQFSDKVSLKLDFVRWIEGLTEPDVEQRFTTAHQALEALNSRRIPNSFLPVHQPYGSRISCKKSPSQLDLKIPGRGIKASDTFLLFWVLVWYGGTFPIGLLSFNPIVLLFWIAGLLPLGMVLLPAFGEVDIRLYRDSFVMKWKLLGICYRQIQGKTSAIHRVRKSDESITINGNPLATVVLQAGVQEYKFGAIAPPLAELERDWLVQEIKDWLKIK
- the glnA gene encoding type I glutamate--ammonia ligase, which gives rise to MPETPQDVLKLIQDQDIKIIDLKFIDMPGIWQHCSFYYNQIDESSFTDGVPFDGSSIRGWKAINESDMCMVPDPKTAWIDPFMQEKTLSMICSIKEPRTGEWYSRDPRTIAQKAIDFLSSTGLGDTVFIGPEAEFFVFDDVRFDQTESKAFYYVDSIEGRWNSGREEMGGNLGYKPRYKEGYFPVAPTDTMQDMRTEMLLTMAECGVPIEKHHHEVATGGQNELGFRFATLVEAADYLMTYKYVIKNVAKKYGKTVTFMPKPLFNDNGSGMHTHQSIWKDGQPLFWGDGYANLSKMALNYIGGILKHAPALLALTNPTTNSYKRLVPGFEAPVNLAYSQGNRSASIRIPLSGTNPKAKRLEFRCPDATCNPYLAFAAMVCAGIDGIKNEIDPGEPLDVDIYDLSPEELSKIPSTPGSLEDALESLEKDHGFLTSTGVFTEDFIENWISYKLDNEVNPMRLRPHPYEFSLYYDV
- the apcB gene encoding allophycocyanin subunit beta, with the protein product MRDAVTSLIRRYDGTGRYLDRNAIDSLKSYFETGTGRIAAAAVINGNAAAIVKQAGSQLFDELPELIRPGGNAYTTRRYAACLRDMDYYLRYASYALVAGDMNVLDERVLQGLRETYNSLGVPIAPTVRGVQIMKDIVKDMAAEAGVQNTGFIDQPFDHLTRELSEQDL